Proteins encoded together in one Bacteroides ovatus window:
- a CDS encoding type I restriction endonuclease subunit R yields the protein MVTQSEQVLENGLIKTLMETNYEYISIKEEENLYANFKKQLEKHNKRELSLHKRKHFTDKEFDKICIYLEGGTRFEKAKKLRDLYPLETEDGKRIWVEFLNKNKWCQNEFQVSNQITVEGRKKCRYDVTILINGLPLVQIELKKRGVELKEAYNQIQRYHKTSFHGLFDYIQLFVISNGVNTRYFANNPNGGYKFTFNWTDPENIPFNDLSKFAYFFFDQCNLGKMISKYIVLHEGDKCLMVLRPYQFYAVERILERVQNSNKNGYIWHTTGAGKTLTSFKAAQLVSELDGIDKVMFVVDRHDLDTQTQSEYEAFEPGAVDGTDNTYELIKRLSGNSKIIITTIQKLNCAITKDYYNKYLQEVRHQKVVMIFDECHRSHFGDCHKNIVKFFSNLQIFGFTGTPIFVENAKQEHTTKEVFSDCLHRYLIKDAIADENVLGFLVEYYKGKDESGIDYMNEARMKEIARFILTNFNKSTVDGEFNALFAIQSVPMLLQYYKIFKELNPKIKIGAVFTYAANSSQDDEQTGMNQGYANDKVTADELQVIMNDYNNTFGTSFTTDNFSAYYDDINLRMKKKKKDMEPLDLLLVVGMFLTGFDAKKLNTLYVDKNLEYHGLLQAFSRTNRILNEKKRFGKIVCFRDLKNNVDAAIKLFSNNNPADTILREPFLVVKEKFNELSLKFKEKYPDVQSIDKLQSEYEKRDFVLAFREIIKKRAEMQIYEDFEPDDKEFILSEQEFMDFRSKYLDITTGVINPNPDDKKNTGDTDVPPYGKDERTLDDIDFCLELLHSDVINVAYILTLINDLDPSSNDYQERRQQILDTMIKDAVMRNKAKLIDGFIRQNVDNDKDGFSKSKSDGSIDLESRLTNYVSQQRYKAIQELAEEEGIDEEALIKFLNEYDFLQKEKTEILQEAVKKKRIGLKERRTLLKRIMDKLHSIIELFNWE from the coding sequence ATGGTTACTCAAAGTGAACAAGTATTAGAAAACGGATTAATAAAGACCTTAATGGAAACGAACTATGAATATATTTCCATCAAGGAAGAAGAAAATCTGTACGCCAATTTTAAAAAGCAACTTGAGAAACACAATAAAAGAGAACTCTCCCTACACAAGAGAAAACATTTTACTGATAAGGAGTTTGACAAAATCTGTATTTATTTAGAAGGAGGAACACGTTTTGAGAAAGCTAAAAAGTTGCGTGACCTATATCCACTAGAAACAGAAGATGGAAAACGTATTTGGGTAGAATTCTTGAATAAAAATAAATGGTGCCAAAATGAATTCCAGGTATCCAATCAAATAACAGTAGAAGGGAGAAAAAAATGTCGCTATGATGTAACCATTTTAATAAATGGATTACCATTAGTTCAGATAGAATTAAAGAAACGAGGAGTTGAATTAAAAGAAGCATATAACCAAATTCAACGCTATCATAAAACCTCATTTCATGGATTATTTGATTATATACAATTATTCGTCATATCCAATGGTGTAAACACACGCTATTTCGCCAACAACCCTAATGGAGGCTACAAATTTACTTTTAATTGGACAGACCCCGAAAATATACCTTTTAACGATTTAAGTAAATTTGCTTATTTCTTTTTTGACCAATGTAATTTGGGAAAAATGATAAGCAAGTACATTGTATTGCATGAAGGCGATAAATGCTTAATGGTACTCCGTCCCTATCAATTCTACGCAGTAGAACGTATATTAGAACGAGTACAGAACTCCAATAAAAACGGTTATATATGGCATACTACTGGGGCAGGAAAGACATTAACATCATTCAAAGCCGCCCAGTTAGTTTCAGAGCTTGATGGTATAGACAAAGTTATGTTTGTTGTAGACCGTCATGATTTAGACACACAGACCCAATCAGAATACGAAGCATTTGAACCAGGTGCTGTTGATGGGACTGATAATACCTATGAACTAATCAAACGATTAAGTGGTAATTCTAAAATCATAATTACTACTATTCAAAAGTTGAATTGTGCTATTACAAAAGATTACTATAACAAGTATCTTCAAGAAGTACGCCATCAGAAAGTTGTGATGATTTTTGATGAATGTCATCGTAGTCATTTTGGTGATTGCCATAAAAATATTGTCAAATTCTTCAGTAACCTTCAAATTTTCGGATTCACAGGTACTCCTATATTTGTAGAGAATGCCAAACAAGAACATACCACAAAAGAAGTGTTTAGTGACTGCCTTCACCGTTATCTTATCAAGGATGCTATTGCTGATGAAAATGTGCTAGGTTTCTTAGTTGAATATTATAAAGGTAAAGATGAATCTGGGATTGATTATATGAATGAAGCTCGCATGAAAGAGATAGCTAGATTCATTCTTACAAATTTCAACAAGTCAACAGTTGATGGCGAATTCAATGCACTGTTCGCAATCCAATCTGTCCCCATGCTATTACAATATTACAAAATATTTAAAGAGTTAAATCCTAAAATTAAGATTGGGGCTGTATTTACATACGCAGCAAATAGCAGCCAAGATGACGAACAAACAGGAATGAACCAAGGCTATGCTAATGATAAAGTTACGGCAGATGAGCTACAAGTCATTATGAATGACTATAACAACACATTTGGTACATCTTTCACAACAGATAACTTTAGTGCCTATTATGATGACATAAATCTACGCATGAAGAAAAAAAAGAAGGATATGGAACCTTTAGATCTGCTTCTTGTCGTAGGTATGTTTCTTACTGGCTTTGACGCTAAAAAGCTAAATACACTTTATGTTGATAAGAACTTAGAATATCATGGATTGCTACAAGCCTTTAGCCGAACCAACCGTATATTAAATGAAAAGAAACGTTTCGGAAAAATTGTATGTTTCCGTGATTTAAAAAACAATGTAGATGCTGCCATAAAATTATTTAGTAACAATAATCCTGCAGACACAATTCTACGTGAACCTTTTCTTGTTGTAAAAGAAAAGTTTAATGAGTTATCTTTGAAATTTAAAGAGAAATATCCTGATGTACAAAGTATTGACAAATTACAAAGTGAATATGAAAAAAGAGACTTTGTATTAGCTTTCCGTGAAATTATAAAAAAGCGGGCAGAAATGCAAATCTATGAAGACTTCGAACCTGACGACAAAGAATTCATCTTATCAGAACAAGAGTTCATGGATTTTCGAAGTAAATATTTGGATATTACCACTGGGGTAATTAACCCCAATCCTGATGACAAGAAAAATACAGGAGATACAGATGTGCCTCCTTATGGCAAAGATGAAAGAACTCTAGACGATATTGATTTCTGTCTGGAACTCCTTCATAGTGACGTGATAAATGTAGCATATATCCTGACACTAATCAATGACTTAGATCCTTCGAGCAATGATTATCAAGAAAGACGTCAGCAGATTTTAGATACTATGATAAAAGATGCTGTTATGCGTAATAAAGCCAAACTTATAGATGGATTTATTCGTCAAAACGTGGATAATGACAAAGATGGATTTAGCAAATCCAAATCTGATGGTTCAATTGACTTAGAAAGTAGACTGACGAATTATGTCAGTCAACAACGTTATAAAGCTATTCAAGAGTTGGCAGAAGAAGAAGGAATTGATGAAGAAGCCCTCATTAAGTTTCTAAATGAATACGATTTTTTACAGAAAGAAAAAACCGAAATCCTTCAGGAGGCCGTCAAAAAGAAAAGAATCGGACTAAAAGAACGCCGTACACTACTCAAAAGGATAATGGACAAACTACATTCGATAATAGAATTATTCAACTGGGAATAA
- a CDS encoding DUF4425 family protein yields MKKRILSLLGVIALFLGVILVSCGNDDDNKNTTGVHKIVVEQSGNTDDFDLNIAFGAANTGGVAKLYNENGEYLGDSYLVNKVTENKISCQTGKEGSMMTCAGSVISTSEQAGKKLKISVIAYIDNKEVNRLEKEYITKGSTLVENFSVSTTSVE; encoded by the coding sequence ATGAAGAAGCGAATATTATCATTATTAGGCGTAATTGCCCTATTTTTAGGAGTCATCCTAGTTAGCTGTGGAAACGATGACGATAATAAAAACACAACAGGAGTACACAAAATTGTTGTAGAGCAGTCGGGAAATACAGACGATTTTGATCTGAATATCGCATTCGGAGCAGCCAACACCGGTGGAGTTGCAAAACTATACAATGAAAATGGCGAATATTTAGGTGACTCATACTTGGTAAATAAAGTGACAGAAAATAAGATTAGCTGCCAGACAGGTAAAGAAGGTTCCATGATGACTTGTGCAGGATCAGTAATAAGTACATCAGAACAAGCAGGCAAAAAACTAAAAATTTCTGTTATTGCCTATATAGACAACAAAGAGGTTAACCGCTTAGAAAAAGAATACATAACGAAAGGTAGTACATTAGTAGAGAATTTCAGTGTATCAACTACAAGTGTAGAATAA
- a CDS encoding alcohol dehydrogenase, with product MLAYTYIEHGKFELQEKAVPEIKDSRDAIVRVTLGSICTSDLHIKHGSVPRAVPGITVGHEMVGVVEQVGADVTSVKPGDRVTVNVETFCGECFFCKHGYVNNCTDPNGGWALGCRIDGGQAEYVRVPYADQGLNRIPDTVSDEQALFVGDVLATGFWAARISEITKEDTVLIIGAGPIGICTLLCVMLKKPKRIIICEKSPERIRFVREHYPDVLVTEPENCKEFVFKNSDHGGADVVLEVAGSDNSFHLAWNCARPNAIVTIVALYDKPQLLPLPDMYGKNLIFKTGGVDGCDCAEILTLIEEGKIDTTPLITHRFPLNEIEEAYRIFENKLDGVIKVAISGNK from the coding sequence ATGCTTGCATACACATATATTGAACACGGAAAGTTTGAATTGCAGGAGAAAGCGGTACCGGAAATAAAGGATTCACGGGATGCAATCGTACGTGTAACACTTGGTAGCATTTGCACCAGTGATCTTCATATTAAACATGGCAGTGTGCCGCGTGCTGTGCCCGGAATAACTGTCGGGCATGAAATGGTAGGTGTGGTAGAACAAGTAGGGGCTGATGTCACTTCGGTGAAGCCTGGTGACAGGGTGACTGTGAATGTCGAAACTTTCTGCGGTGAGTGTTTTTTCTGTAAGCATGGATATGTGAATAACTGTACTGATCCTAATGGCGGTTGGGCTTTAGGTTGTCGAATTGATGGCGGTCAGGCGGAATATGTCAGAGTTCCTTATGCGGATCAGGGTTTGAACCGTATTCCGGATACAGTGAGTGATGAACAAGCTTTGTTTGTCGGTGATGTGCTTGCAACAGGTTTTTGGGCAGCACGCATCTCGGAAATTACCAAGGAAGATACTGTCCTTATCATCGGTGCCGGACCTATCGGGATTTGTACTTTGTTGTGTGTGATGCTGAAGAAGCCAAAACGCATTATTATCTGTGAGAAATCTCCTGAAAGAATTCGGTTTGTTCGCGAGCATTATCCTGATGTGTTGGTGACTGAACCGGAAAACTGCAAGGAATTTGTTTTCAAGAACAGTGACCATGGTGGTGCAGATGTTGTTTTGGAAGTGGCAGGGAGTGACAATTCCTTCCATTTGGCTTGGAATTGTGCCCGTCCTAATGCTATTGTCACGATTGTAGCCCTCTATGATAAACCACAGCTTCTTCCTTTACCTGATATGTATGGCAAGAATTTGATTTTCAAAACAGGGGGAGTGGATGGCTGCGACTGTGCCGAAATCCTTACGCTGATTGAGGAAGGTAAAATTGATACTACTCCTCTTATTACACATCGGTTTCCATTGAATGAGATTGAGGAGGCTTACCGTATTTTCGAGAACAAGTTGGATGGGGTTATTAAAGTAGCTATATCAGGAAATAAATAA
- a CDS encoding low molecular weight phosphatase family protein: MKNILIVSNNDMCRSRMAQEILNSFGRGMKISTAGILAGNSVPDVVCQVMEQNGYDFSRRKPCDVATYAQQTWDYVITLCPEAEEVQKEMQGVVRKYVSFNFTDPFQGGIHVEDEQEERVRALYDIMHKELYEFFRSELMEKLLPRCSCGANTYCRCE, encoded by the coding sequence ATGAAGAATATATTGATAGTAAGTAATAATGATATGTGCCGCAGTCGTATGGCACAGGAAATTTTGAACTCCTTCGGTAGAGGGATGAAGATTAGTACTGCCGGTATTTTGGCTGGAAATTCTGTCCCTGACGTTGTTTGCCAAGTGATGGAACAAAATGGATATGACTTTTCGCGTAGAAAGCCCTGTGATGTTGCGACGTATGCCCAACAGACATGGGATTATGTTATTACCCTTTGTCCGGAAGCAGAGGAAGTGCAAAAGGAAATGCAGGGTGTAGTGAGAAAATACGTTTCTTTCAACTTTACAGATCCCTTTCAGGGAGGAATTCATGTAGAAGATGAGCAGGAAGAACGGGTTAGGGCACTATATGACATCATGCATAAAGAACTGTATGAGTTCTTTCGAAGTGAATTGATGGAAAAATTATTGCCTCGCTGTTCCTGTGGCGCAAATACGTATTGTAGGTGTGAGTAG
- a CDS encoding TrmH family RNA methyltransferase, which translates to MPIIEISSLTDSGVEIFSTLTEAQLRNRIEPDKGLLIAESPKVIHVALNAGYEPLALLCEQKHITGDAAGIIERCGDIPVYTGERKLLATLTGYTLTRGVLCAMRRRTLPSVEEVCRKARRIVVIEGVVDATNIGAIFRSAAALGIDAILLTRNSCDPLNRRAVRVSMGSVFLIPWTWLDGSPNELRKQGFRTVAMALTEKSISIDNPILATEPKLAIVMGTEGDGLQNETINEADYVVRIPMANGVDSLNVAAASAIAFWQLRVQNDTDLPPSPDDVHI; encoded by the coding sequence ATGCCCATTATAGAAATATCATCCTTAACAGACTCCGGAGTAGAAATATTCAGTACCCTCACCGAAGCTCAATTACGCAATCGTATCGAGCCTGATAAGGGATTGCTTATTGCGGAAAGCCCCAAAGTCATCCATGTAGCTCTGAATGCTGGTTATGAGCCTTTAGCCCTCTTGTGTGAACAGAAGCATATCACTGGTGATGCCGCTGGCATCATTGAACGTTGTGGTGATATACCTGTCTATACCGGTGAAAGAAAGTTACTTGCCACATTGACCGGATATACACTGACGCGCGGTGTCCTCTGTGCCATGCGTCGTCGGACACTACCAAGTGTGGAGGAGGTGTGCCGGAAAGCCCGGCGGATCGTAGTCATTGAGGGCGTGGTAGACGCTACTAATATCGGAGCCATCTTCCGTTCCGCAGCCGCCTTGGGAATAGATGCTATATTATTAACGCGTAATTCTTGTGATCCGTTGAACCGGCGTGCAGTCAGGGTTTCGATGGGTTCTGTCTTCCTGATACCATGGACTTGGTTGGACGGCTCTCCCAATGAGTTGCGCAAACAGGGTTTTCGTACAGTCGCTATGGCACTCACGGAGAAATCAATCTCTATCGATAATCCTATCTTAGCAACCGAACCCAAGTTAGCCATCGTAATGGGAACAGAGGGAGACGGTCTTCAAAACGAAACAATTAATGAAGCGGACTATGTAGTCCGCATTCCTATGGCAAACGGTGTCGATTCTCTCAATGTAGCCGCCGCATCCGCTATTGCTTTCTGGCAACTTCGCGTTCAAAATGACACAGATCTGCCACCATCACCGGATGATGTACATATATGA
- the mnmE gene encoding tRNA uridine-5-carboxymethylaminomethyl(34) synthesis GTPase MnmE: MIQDTICAIATAQGGAIGNIRVSGPEAISITGSIFKPAKAGKLLSEQKPYTLTFGRIYDGDEMIDEVLVSLFRTPHSYTGEDSTEITCHGSTYILQQVMQLLIKNGCRMAQPGEYTQRAFLNGKMDLSQAEAVADLIASSSAATHRLAMSQMRGGFSKELTDLRNKLLNFTSMIELELDFSEEDVEFADRSALRKLADEIEQVISRLAHSFSVGNAIKNGVPVAIIGETNAGKSTLLNVLLNEDKAIVSDIHGTTRDVIEDTVNIGGITFRFIDTAGIRETNDTIESLGIERTFQKLDQAEIVLWMVDAVNAASQIEQLSEKIIPRCEGKHLIVVFNKADLIEGKQKEDLLSLLKDFPKESTESIFISAKQRENTSELQKMLIDAAHLPTVTQNDIIVTNVRHYEALNKALEAIHRVQNGLDSQISGDFLSQDIRECIFFISDIAGEVTNDMVLQNIFQHFCIGK, translated from the coding sequence GCTATCGGAAACATCCGCGTTTCCGGTCCGGAAGCTATTTCCATTACCGGCAGCATCTTCAAGCCAGCCAAAGCTGGCAAATTATTAAGCGAACAAAAACCATATACTTTGACATTCGGACGTATTTATGACGGAGATGAGATGATTGATGAAGTGCTCGTCAGCCTTTTCCGTACTCCTCATTCGTATACGGGAGAAGACAGTACGGAAATCACGTGTCATGGTTCCACTTATATTCTTCAACAGGTGATGCAGTTGCTTATTAAAAATGGTTGCCGCATGGCCCAACCGGGAGAATATACGCAACGTGCTTTCCTCAATGGAAAGATGGATTTAAGTCAGGCAGAAGCTGTGGCGGACTTGATTGCTTCTTCATCTGCTGCCACTCACCGATTGGCAATGAGCCAGATGCGGGGTGGATTCAGTAAAGAGCTGACAGATCTACGCAACAAGTTGTTGAATTTCACTTCCATGATTGAATTGGAGTTGGATTTCAGCGAAGAGGATGTGGAATTTGCCGATCGTTCGGCATTAAGGAAGCTGGCAGATGAAATTGAACAGGTCATTTCGCGGTTGGCTCATTCATTTAGTGTCGGCAACGCCATTAAGAATGGTGTTCCCGTAGCTATCATCGGTGAAACAAATGCCGGAAAATCGACTTTACTGAATGTATTATTGAATGAGGATAAAGCCATTGTAAGTGATATTCACGGGACAACACGTGATGTAATCGAAGATACTGTCAATATCGGAGGAATCACTTTCCGGTTCATTGATACCGCCGGAATCCGGGAAACCAATGACACGATTGAAAGTTTGGGTATTGAACGGACTTTTCAGAAGTTGGATCAGGCGGAGATTGTTCTTTGGATGGTAGATGCTGTGAATGCCGCCTCTCAAATTGAACAGTTATCGGAGAAGATAATTCCACGTTGCGAAGGAAAACATTTGATTGTTGTATTCAATAAGGCTGATTTGATTGAAGGTAAACAGAAAGAGGATTTATTATCTTTATTAAAAGACTTCCCCAAAGAATCTACGGAATCTATTTTCATCTCGGCCAAACAACGGGAGAATACAAGTGAGTTACAAAAAATGCTTATTGATGCAGCACACTTGCCTACAGTGACACAGAATGATATTATTGTAACAAATGTAAGGCATTACGAAGCTTTAAATAAAGCTTTGGAAGCTATTCATAGAGTACAAAACGGACTTGATTCGCAGATTTCTGGGGATTTTCTTTCGCAAGACATACGAGAGTGTATCTTCTTCATTTCGGACATAGCGGGTGAGGTTACGAATGACATGGTACTTCAAAATATCTTTCAACATTTTTGCATCGGCAAGTAA